The sequence below is a genomic window from Lycium ferocissimum isolate CSIRO_LF1 chromosome 9, AGI_CSIRO_Lferr_CH_V1, whole genome shotgun sequence.
ccaaagctacttcggattgttgcaaaatcaccaactccaccaacaatattataattgcaaaattaataattgaaactataataagactttataatatttatttgagagaaatttaaagtggctaattgttgccaagtaactataattgagagattgagatttgagagaaagagaagagtgaattggtgtggattaaaatgaaaatggagcggggtttatataggggtggtggatgggttaaagtgttaaaaaaaaagtttggggggttggttgggggggggggggcaaaaaaTGGGCTTGGGACCGTTGCCCAACGGTCCAAATTAGCAGCCCAACGGCTACAATtacaaaaaacttttttttttaattcgatCGGTTTTACCGGTTCCggttccaaaaaaataaaaaccggAATCGGTAGTTAATATACGGTTAACCGGTTCAACCGGTTCCTGTTTTACCGGTTTGAACCGGTTAACCCGATCCGGTTGACGGGTTTAGGCTATATAGCTAGTAGGCTGTGCATCGAATTCGTCAATCAAAGCTCGTTCTAGGATTTATCTTCCAACAGTTTGTTAGCAGCCCCTTGATACAATTTTACACTAGTCAGTCAAAGCTATTGACCGTTAATTTAcaacttttttcctcttttagCTGCGCTTTTGCCGGGTAATTTACAAGAATGTCTTTAGAGGTGGGTGGTCTTGAACTTTTGATCTCACTAGCCCATAAAACTTTAAGTTTAACTAGTTTTGACttttgattttgaaagtttATCCATGGAGCAAGCGGGCATCAAAAATTGAAGGACCATCTACTTTCTAGGTCATTAGATATGGAGTAGTATTTTGCATTTCGGCGACTCCGTCATGACTCATGAGAGGCCTGTTAAATAAGTCCTTACCTAGTCCATTCACTTGCTCCATGTACACGAAAAAACCAAGttaaggacttatttaacaGGCCTCTCTTGAGTCATGACGGAGTCGCTGACATGCAAAATATTACTCCATATCACAAGTTGTCCTTGCATCAAGCACATACCTTAAGAGCCAGCAAGCCTGCTTTGGAGTTTGCATTGTCTCTAAGTCATTTGACTTTATGTAGAATGTATGAGCCCAAGTCACTCATAACTAGTCCTTTTTCTGTTCGACAACCCATAGTGGCATACATATTGCTGCCCTATTTCAAGTAAGAATGTCGATTATATTTAAGCCATCAGCAGGTTTAGGTTTGAAAATTGTCTCCCATGCTACAAAAGTCTTTCTCGAACAATTATTACTCCCAGTCCAGAGAAGAGGTCTAGCTACATATAGTGGTTACCatggaaatgatcttctttggTAGTAAGAATATCTTTGCCCAATAAGTCTGCATTTCAAAAAGCACACTCTTGACCTGCAATCTACCACTATAAGAGAGAAGTTTTGATGATCAACACTTTTAACACTTAATTCTGGCTATCATTTTTTCTACCATAGGCGGGCATTGATGAATTGTCAGCTTCCTAGTTGAGAGTGACACCCCCAAATATATTTAAATGAAAGTTCACCCAATGTAAGATGAAGATAATTTAGCATCTGGTTCTTAAACTCATTTGAGACTCCTACGATGTACAGAGAGTTTTTCTCCATATTGGCATGTAATCCTAAAACATCTGAGAAGTGTTTAAAGGTGTTGAACAACAGGTTTATAAATATTGTATCAACTCTGAAATTCATcaacaaagcaaatatgaataaCACCCAACTTATCATATCTGGGATGGTAATTGAATTGAGGatttaacaaaatataaagatccATGGGGTTTTTCTCCCTATGTCAAGCTTATGCATCACCCTGTTTTATATAAAAAAGCTTTTNNNNNNNNNNNNNNNNNNNNNNNNNNNNNNNNNNNNNNNNNNNNNNNNNNNNNNNNNNNNNNNNNNNNNNNNNNNNNNNNNNNNNNNNNNNNNNNNNNNNTATAAGACAAAGTTGAAAGGGTtacgaacattgtattacgctcaaagtacgaattaaggtatgtgaggctaactatctacgttagggaatgttcatgattctccctgcCTGCATTCTTCATCTTGTCGgtaatttgactcagaatataGTTTTAGCCCTAGTTTTAATAATATGATGTAGAGTTGTTATCTTAGGGTTGCGATTCTGATCGTTCATGGTTGtcatttgaatatcatgaactcggcaCGTagtctttatagacttatgtattgttaccacgCTGAGTCTCGATCTAGAAATTAATGCTCGAAACGATCGGTGTTTTCAATTCGGTCTGACATGTCTATTTCGGTTGacattgttcattgttgttatggtctcggtcttattaattaaccataattaaacatatgtgatttGCCCGGGGACACGGTCTTGTGTATGCGTATACATGGCCAAGGCCATTGGCCCGACGCCTCTTGGGcgaggccatagcgtgcatttattTGGGCAGCCAACGTATACGAAACACGAATAATACGGATGATTCGAGATACGAGAGCGGGGAGTATTCGTATCTCTCTTCCTTGCTATTACGATTCCGATTACGATTATCGGTTTTCGAGTTTCAATTTcggtattttattgcttcggttgctttacatacatacaattcaaatgtgcgtgtcccttttattgcttgggggctGCGTCTCGCGATGCGAGCGACGATATACGAGGTTGACGACTCGGTATTTAGGAGTGCACGTATCGGCCTACTAGTGAGCCGAATTTCCTTCGGGCATTGTCAGTATCCGATTATTTCGGTTTATAGCCTTTTATTCGGTATTCTtgagaggcttcatagacacgaTTCGAGACGATcagatatttgttatgttagtcTTGTTATGACGGTTATACTCGATTGTTCGAttgttttggtttagccatgttggctactttcGAATATTcggattgtctaagtatttcggaattatgatatttcagtcagacttttagttaatcagcatgtgttagttttatttttataagccagttatgttttggtatcacatgtgattcagccagccagttggttcgctcggtcatatgcagtcaggcaccgggtgtcgtgttacgtccaggcccaggttcggggcgtgacataagATTCCTCATGGCCACCTAAACTAATGCTTGTTCCAATTTGACACCTAACCATCTGAATTTGAACCACTTTAACACTTTTTGCTGAGGTGGCCAAAAACGTGTTATTTACCCTCTTTAAGCGCGTGAAACGaatccaaataatattttttcccAGCTTATACACCtaataatataatctaaataattataataaaaaaattaactaaaaaaaaaaggaggaagacGATTGAACTGGTCTTCCTCCTCAATTCTTCCATCCAACTAATTTTTCCCACCTACAATTTCCCGTTAAATGTCTCTGTCTGTGATTAAacatacatttttttatttttttttttttagtttctttgtATTTTGTTCATTAGAAATCCTATCGATTTAGGTCTCAAAAATTTCTGCCGAAGCTCATTTTTTCAACAGAATTGACacgaattaattattttttcggGTGAAAGTACATTCTTGCTCCTCGTAATCGTGGGAAATGGGATGGGAAAAATGGTTACTAGTTGGGAAGAAGGTGAAATGAGGGTGTGACCAACTCCACAGTAGGTGGGAGTTGGCGTCTTGCAGCCGTGAGAGGGGAGTGGGGTTCGGTGGGGAAGAAGAGTGGGCGGGGGTGGGGGGTGTGGTGTGGTGTTTgggttaattaaaaaaaaattatttgtatttttgatttatttaaataaagttaccttttaaaaaaaatatttggattCAAATGCCACGTGTCATTATTTAATTCGTCACTTTGCCATGTCACCAGCGAGTGTACTACGCGCATCACACACATTTTGCCACCTCAGCAAAAAGTATTAAAGTGGTTCAAATTCGGATGGTTTAGGTGTTAAATTGGAATAAGCATCAGTTTAGGTGCCCATGAGGAATTTCAGGACTAGTTTAGGGGGCCGCTTATGACTTTGGCCTTAAATAAAAGTCACAAAGGTCTCAAtttattttgacaacaaaaatatcaaTCGTGTTTACTTACATGATATAGTACCAAactacttattttaaaatatattactcACTCTGtgccaatttatgtgatacatttttcttgttaatatatgttccaaaaaaaaaaaaatacattttcatattaagaaattatttaacTCAAAACTTGtcaatttacccttaatgaaatgatttacaaccacataaatatctatgacttgctCTTCATTTCTTTTACGAACTCCGTGCTTAattaaactatatcacatatAAATTGTGATTGAGGGAGTACTAATTGttttataatatttacatatactctctttgtcccaatttatatgacacacttttTCTTTTagccaatttaaaaaaaaatgacacattttcttatttaaaataatttaactttaaattttaccttttaTGCTTAACGAAATAATTTATAaccacataaatattttttaatttgttttaaacACCTCAAAATTCAAATGTTCCTTTGTCTTAAATTTCGTGGCCAGTCACTgcgacggagggagtattaaggACCAAATGAAACAAAGTCCACAAACACAGGTGCTTTCTTGGGAGAAACCTTGTGGATAGCAAAAATCTCAAATTTGTGCAAACGCAAATGGCATCGAGGGATATACGCCCAAAGCAGAGCAAAACCACAAACCCTACACTTCCACCAGAACTCATCACTGAGATCCTGTCAAGATTACCAGTGAAATCCCTCTTGAAATTCAGGTCTGTTTCAAAATCTTGGCTTTCTTTGATCTCTACCCCTCAATTTATCAACACCCATCTCATCTTATCCACTAGTAATAACAACAAGGACTACACCCACCATATGCTTACTTTGAATATTACTGCACCTACGTACTCTCTTTATGAGTACAGTCTGCAAGATATTACTCTTAAGTCATTGTTTTATGAGTCTGTTACTGAGCCACTTGACTTGGATTATCCTATGCAATCGAATGGATTGTACAAGAAATTGCATAATTATCTTTGGATTGTAGGTTCTGTCAATGGATTGATTTGTCTTGCCATTGAGAAGTATGACTTGGTTCTGTGGAATCCATCGATTAGGAAGTACAAAAAATTGCCTGATTCTAGACCTACTTTAATGAAGGCAGATTGTTGTCCTTTATATGGTTTTGGATATGATGAGTTCCATGATGATTATAAGGTAGTgggtgtttttttaaaatatggcgGGGATCAAGTTGAGGTCAAAATATATAGCCTACAGAGTGATTCTTGGAAAAGTGTTGATGATCGTCCGACTAGGCACCTATTAAATATTTCGGGCAAGTTTGTGAATGGGAAACTTTATTGGGTTACTTGCCGTGATATATTTAATATGTATAAGGACTGGAACATCATTTCTATTGATTTGGCTGATGAGAAATGGGGAAAGGTTGAACAGCCCTCCTATGGAGAAGGATATTTTGAGTTGAAGCTTGGAGTGTTTGGAAGTGATCTTTCTGTCCTTTGTGATAATCTGGTAACTCATGTAGACGTTTGGGTTATGAAAGAGTATGGGGTTAAAGAATCTTGGACAAAGATGTTTACTATCAAGTATCCTGATGATCCTTTTGTGGATTATGATTATCTGTTCTTTCCACCCTCTTTCATATCAAGTAAAGGtgaaattttggtttattttggATCAAGTAaatatatgacatgttctacttCACATGATCGAAAAAGTTATTTCATGACATACAATCCAAAGGATGACTCGTTCAGATTTTCAGAGGTTACTAACATTGACGGTTGGCGTTGGGCGGAAATCTATGTTGAAAGCCTAGTTTGTCCTTTATCTACAGAAGGGACAAAGAATGTAACAAAAACAAAGGCTGGAAAAGCTCAGATCATGACAACCGAGCAACAAATAACTTGTAAGAGTTCCACTCTATGCATTTTCCTCAAATGCTATTAAATTCCGTTTGTTATCTCAAATATAGACAATGCATATGTAAAAGATGTCTTTAAACCGTATTGCTTGAGGATCTCATTAGTCATTTTCCCTTCATGCACTTCTTTCATGAAGCAATAATGTTGTCTTCTAGTTCAAACTAAATATCACTGGACATTGTCTCTCTTCTTGAGCAGTGTTTTAAGGGGATGTTGTGCCAATAGATATAGTAAGAATGAAGACTACCAGGAAAATAGAAATGGTAACCGATGAAATTGCCGTTGATGCCTAGGTGTACCCCTTCCCAGGGTTGTTGTTTGATCTATCTTCTCTAACTAATCTTTTTCAGGTGAAAACTTAACTGGGAACAAAAAGAAATTGCAGTAATTATGCAAAAAGGATTAAGGTCATGCATATTATATAGTTTTGGGCTTTTCCATTGCTGCTAATAGTTAACTCTTTATATCTGTTTTGAACTTGTTTTGGTGTTTTCCTTGCCTGCTTATCAGTAATCACTTACTGTTTATTTCTTCATGACCGTCTTCTTATTCCCTCACTCATTTGGTCAATCAAAGGATGAATTAATCTTCTGCCACTTTGATAGTTACATTGACATGAACAAGAGTGAATTGCAAGGATAAAGCATATTATTAAGCTAATTTAGCTGTTATCATCATGAGTGTGGGTGTGGTACCAAGGAACAGGGGAATATAGTATAAAGAGATTTTGGGATGAACTTCGTTTAAGAGGACCCTATATATTGTAAGGAAGATAAATGCATTCTCTTGTAATCTTTGTTGTATTGAACAAGAATTATTCCCGCTATAGTAAATTCTTTTATCTTGTTTCCAGATAGAGCGGCAAATCATATCCTATGATTTGACTTTTTTAAGTGTTCTTATACATTTTGTTCCATCTttcaaaatattagaagttaaaaTATTTAGGTTCAACGGTTGTGTATCACCAATTGAGATACCtttgtgttattttctcttTACATGTTACACTGGAAAGTGATTTGTTGCTTCTTCatcaattttattcttttatttttattgatgtCTTTAACTTGGCCATGTTGTTCCTTCATGTTTCTTCTATGGTTGACAGGATTCTGCTGTTGTTGCTCAGAGTCCTGCTCCAACACTTGGAGAGCCCATGAAACCTGCTTGATTTGAGAAACTTTAGGGACTTTTTTTGTTCACAGGTATAATTTTTAAGGATGTAGGTTTGGTTGTGAATATAGCATAGGGTTGTTTTTGGCCAAAAAACTCGGAGAATTACTTATTATGAAggcaaacatacataaattttccTTGAACATTTcgttttattttgattattattgaTTCTGGGACGACCACGAGGAACCATTTGATGCATCCTTCTTGTGGTTT
It includes:
- the LOC132031373 gene encoding F-box/kelch-repeat protein At3g23880-like, which gives rise to MASRDIRPKQSKTTNPTLPPELITEILSRLPVKSLLKFRSVSKSWLSLISTPQFINTHLILSTSNNNKDYTHHMLTLNITAPTYSLYEYSLQDITLKSLFYESVTEPLDLDYPMQSNGLYKKLHNYLWIVGSVNGLICLAIEKYDLVLWNPSIRKYKKLPDSRPTLMKADCCPLYGFGYDEFHDDYKVVGVFLKYGGDQVEVKIYSLQSDSWKSVDDRPTRHLLNISGKFVNGKLYWVTCRDIFNMYKDWNIISIDLADEKWGKVEQPSYGEGYFELKLGVFGSDLSVLCDNLVTHVDVWVMKEYGVKESWTKMFTIKYPDDPFVDYDYLFFPPSFISSKGEILVYFGSSKYMTCSTSHDRKSYFMTYNPKDDSFRFSEVTNIDGWRWAEIYVESLVCPLSTEGTKNVTKTKAGKAQIMTTEQQIT